A region of the Haloarcula rubripromontorii genome:
CGACGACGTCGAAGTTGACACGCCCCGCGAGTACTTCGCCGAGGTGCGCGGCTGGAGCGACGACCTGATCGCGGAGAAGATGGTTGGGTGGGCGCCTGCGGACGGCGAGGCCCTGATGGTTCACCTCCACGAGCAGGGGTTCAGCCGCGAGGAGATGCTGGCGACCGGCCTGTTCGGCGAGAACGACGACGGCAACCTCTACACGATGTGGCAGGGCCGGTACGTCATCCCGTACATCTACGATGGCGAGCCCGTGTTCGCCATCTCGCGGGACTCTGGCCACCCGGCCGACTGGAAGGACGGCAAGTACGACAAGCCGCTCATCAGCCGCGACAACGTGCCTCTGAAGGAACCCATCTGCGGCCTTGACTCCATCGAGGAGGGCGAGCCGACCGTCATCACCGAGGGCATCGCAGACGCGTACACGCTCCACGATCAGGGCGTCTCGGCAATCTCTCCGGTTACCACCCAGTTCAGCGGTGACGCGCAGGAACGACTCGTCCGCGTCCTCGACGACTACGAGATCGACCGGGTGTTCATCCTCCAAGACTCCGAGGAGCCGAACGTCGCGCGTCTCGAGCGAGATGATCCCAGCCGCATCACGGACGTGCTCAGCATCGAGCAGCACGGACACGGCATCAAGGGTGCGGTCAAGACGGGCGAATACCTCGCCGACCGCGGCATCGAGGCACGGGTGGGAACGCCGCCGCGCCCCGGTGGGGACAAGATGGACGTCGACGACTACGTGCAGGAGTTGGACGGCAACATCCGCCCACTCGCCGCCTCCGCAAAGCCAGCTGGAGACCACCCTGCCGCCAGCGAGGAAGCCCGCAAGAACGCCGCCCGGGAGCAGTCGCGCCGCGAACGCAATCGGCACGAGGACTCTGACACCGATTCTGACGACCATCAGCAGTCCAGACTGTGGGACTTAACGCTCCGTGACGTCACCGGGCTTAGCGAGGGCGACCGCCTCAACAACCCGCTCGGCCACCACGGCAGTCGAGAGGACTACTTCGTCGTCATCAGCGACGAACTCGCCTACGAACACAAGTATAAAGTGGCGTACAATGCGCTGACGTACATCCTGTGCGAGGCAGGCGTCCGCCATCCCTCGGCACCCGAAGGCCCGCTCAGCCGCCGCGAGGTGTGGGAGGCGTGGAAGCACGCGAAGGAAGAACGGTACATCCCGGCGTCTGACCCGATTCCGTGGGCGGCCATTCGGCACATCGCCGACGAACACAACATCGGGCCGCTGTTCAACGACTACGGCCTTGACGCGGTGGTGTTCAACGCGACCCTCTCACGCATCGAGAACGAGTACGGTACTGAGGTTGGCCGCGACCGTCTCGGGAGCCTCGAAGATCAGCGTAAAGGCGAGGCCAAAGCTGACGGGAACGACGAGCTGGAGGACGCCGTAGATGAACTGCTCGGGTAGCCACCTCCCACAAACCGCTTTTCTGTCAACGTGGGGTAATTACTGTTGGTGGCAGAAGTCCGGTTCACGCGAAGTCCTAACATTCAACATCTACATCTTCTGCGGAGATCAGCGTTGAAGTCCTTCGATAGATGGCACGCCATTAATGGTCGGTCGGTGGGAGGAGACCGCAGAGTATGGGTGCTTGGTCAAGTAGTGCATCAAAGAGCCGTTCTGCGTGCCGATACAACGCGTGATGTTCGTCAACCGTGTATGTGATCTCTTCGCCGTTTGTTTGAGATATAAAGCCGTTGTCGAGAAGTGGTTCGAGCGTGGCATCAAGCGCAGCACCATCGCGTCCAGCCTCAACTTCGAATGTGTGCCGCTTAAACCGAGAACGAAAACCACGCGTGCAGCACTCCAGCACGTGAGCCCGCCGGTCGGCGAACAACTCGTTGAGGGCGGTTCGATGGGTACGCGACCAGTAATCGTCGAGACTAACGTAGGCACGTACGATTGGAGAGAGGTCGTTTAGCGTACCATCGGCGTGAACAATGCCAAGGTCGTTGAGGGCATTCAAGTCATAGGTATCAAGCGATTCCCCGAGCGGATGGAGAACGGTTTGGAGCGCCTCGTGAAACCGCGATGTGAGGAATACGCCAGCGACGACATGTGCGTTGCCGATATTCCGGGTCGGATGTATCGACTCATGGTGATCAGGGTCGCGGTGATCAACGTGGGTTCGTGGATACGTCATATTACGTCCTCCAACAACAGCTTACTAGGTATTAACATCATGAGCAGGTAGAAACTGATGCCTGCTCCAATTCCACCAAACGTCTTAATCAGGGCCACTGGTGGGAGAAGGTGACAAATGCGTTCCAGATGCAGTTAATCCGGATAGCTGTGTGAACCTCTCCTTCTCGGACTCGATTCTTATAAATAGTGTCAGCGATCGACTCGTCTCTATGTCAGGGCCCAAGAGCCGAACTACGCCGTCAAGGGCATCAGGAACGAGTTTTCGGCTGAATAAAACTGACCCAAACCTCAACAAGGCAATGGGTTATTCTTTATCGCTGCCAGAATTGGATAGACGTTCGAACAGTACTGCGGGGGGTGCGTAGGCATGTGGAAAATATCAAGTGAGGCACTAACCGAGTAGTGACTATCATGGAGATCTCGAATTTCCTCACCCCTCGCGACGAAGTCGTTGAGGGACGTTTTCAAGGGGTACTCCAAGCCCATAAGGTCGGGTCATCGGACGACCGACTCGAGAACGATCCGAGTCGACTACTCTCGATGACCTATCCTTCGAACGCCCTGCAGACGGCATTCGACCACGTCGACAACAAACTTCGCGGCCGTGACAGCCAAGGCGGCATCACGCTCTCCGGCCCCTACGGCGCCGGTAAGTCACACGGTCTCCTCACCCTATACCACCTGTTCGACAGCCCCGAACTCGCACAAGATTGGCTAGACGAGTGGGACATCCCACTCAACCTCCCCAATACGGCGCGTGCGTCAATTCTCTCTACCAGCAAGACCGACGCCGACCGTATCTGGGAACCTATCTTCGAAGACCTCGGCCGTGAGGACATCCTTGACGACATCAACCGCTACCCGACGACCGACCACATTGAGGAACTCGCCGTCGACGAGACCGTCGCCATCTTCTTCGACGAGATCGAGACATGGTGGGAGTCGTTCAGCGATACCGCCGACGAGGAACTCGTCGAACGCAACGAGTTCTTCCTCCAGAACCTCTTCGAAGTGGCGAACGACCCCGACTTCAACCTGTTTACGTTCGTCACGTTGCTGGACAAGAGCGAAGATCTGAAACGCATCCTGAACCGCACCAGCCCGTACGCCGTCGACCTCAACTCCACGGGCGACCGCGAACGCATCATTCTCCACCGCCTGTTCGAGACGCGTCGCGAAGACATCGACGAGAGTGCTGTCCGCGACGTTGTCCGCGAATACGTCGACAACTACTCTTACCCCATCGAGATCGAGGAAGAGAAACGATACGAGAACCGGATGGTGGAGACCTACCCGTTCCATCCCGAACTCCTTGACCTGCTCGACAGCCTTTACGAAGGCGGACGCGAGCGGCAGAACGTGCGTGGCGCGATGAACGTGCTCGCCGACACCGTTCGCCGACTCCACGACGAGACCGATCTCATCATCACGTCAGACATCAACGCCGCCGCGTTCCGAGGCATCAATCAGACACTCTTCAACCGCTATCGCTCCGACATCGAGGCAGTCGAGGACATCGACCACGGCGACGACCTCTTGAAGGTCATCTTGTTGTACACGCTCGATGAACGCCGGCAGGAAGCGTCAGTCACAGAGTGTCTGATCGGGACGTACAAGCCCGAGAAGACGTCCGTGTCGAAGCTCGACATGTCCCTCGGAAACCTATACGGCACAGCGCATTACCTTGACCGCGATAGCTCCAAGGATAACTACTTCATCACCGAAGATCCGAAGCTCACCGCGCTCGTCACCCGCGAGCAAGAACGCGTTCTCGATGGCGACCACGAGGACATCGAAGGGAAGCTCGTCGATGTCGTCCGTGACGACGTGTGGGACGGCGACGTCAACGTGTACCCCGATGAGGACATCCCGGAGTCCAAGGAGATTCAAGTCTCTGTCCTGCTTGACTACCTCTCCAACGGCGCGCTCCGGAGTGAGTTGGACGACTTCTTCGAGGGGCGCACCTATCAGAATACGGTACTATTCGTCGCGCCGAATCAGGAGATTCGCAGCGATGACGACATCATCAGTAAGGCCGCACGCGTCCTCGGTGCAGAAAACCTTCAGGGGAAGGTCGAAGACGAACAGGGCGAACTCGGGAAGATCATCCGGGACGAGAGACGCGAACTCCGCAACGAACTCGAAGACCGGTACGGCAACTGGATCAAGTGGAGTGAGGATCCGCGTGGCGGTGTCCGGTTGCGAAAGAAGTCCGTTATCGCCGACGTCGATGATGTGAAGGACAAAGTTGGGCGCGACAAGACGTACGTCGGCGAGAAAATCCTTGACGAAGTTGAGGACGCCGAGAACGGCATCTCCCTTGACTCAATGCTGAACGATTTCCGGCAGTTCCGCCGGATGCCAGTCATCCTCGACAAGGGCGTATTTACGTCCGCTCTTAGCAAACTCTACCGGGACGAGAAGGTCGTGCTTGAAGGAGACCGAGGAAAGTTCTATGCTTCCCACAAGAACGATCCACTCCCTGACCTTAACGACGGGCTGACCATTCATAGCCCGATGAATCTCGACGAGGCTGTCTACACGAAGACAGAGACCACTACTTCTGGTATCTCCGAGGGAGGTGGCGGAACCACCACGGCCGGCGGTAGCAGTAGTGGCGGTCAGCAGGGACTCAGCGGCGGATCTAGTGGCGGCTCCAGTGAAGGATCGTCTGCTGGCGGCGAGGATGGTGGAAGTAGCGGTGGGACGGTTGCAACACAGACCGAGACGAAGCAGGTCACCCTCGAAGGCCCGTCCGCACGCGTCCTTCGCAGTCACGCCGAGTCCCGGGTCAACGAAGACACGGACACGGTCACACACGTCGACCTCTCCTACGACGTCGACGATCTCTCGAAGGAGGAACTCATCGAGCTGGTTGAACAGCTGCCCGGCGCGAACCACATCGAGGCAACGGTGGTGATTGAGCGTGAAGTTCAGGACTGACGTACTCACTCGGCTGGTCGAGGACGATGACCCGGTTGAGAGTGTGTGGGACGCGATGTGGGGAATCTGGTCGCCGGCGGGGGAGTCAGTAGCCGACCACTATAGGCGAGAGAACCAGATGGTGGAATACGAGCACCTCCTTCTCGACGTGTACGAGGAGTTCTATACGGACATTCTGCCCGACCGGTGCGTGAACAATGCGTCTCTCGACATCCCGGACGACGGCGCGTTCGTGGTGATGGACGCAATGAGCGTCCGAGAGGCTGGACTGTTCGTCGACTTCCTCGCCGACGAAGGCTACGACCCGTCGGTGGGGTACTCGTTCTCGACGGTGCCGTCGGAGACGACGCCGTACCGCGAACGCGTCGGCTATTCAGACATCAAGCGTGAGTACAAAATGGGCACGGTGAAGAGCGACGATCCCTCGCTTGACGGCGACGAAGACCTCGTGTGGTGCCGATTCCCGGACGCTCTATTGGAAAACATTCAGGAGGGTAAAACGAAACTCTCGTCCATCGAGGAGATGTACGAGAAGACCGAGCGGACGTTCGGACGGATCCTTGACCAGCTCGACGCTGAGCAGATTGTGGTCGGTGCCGACCACGGGTACGTCCGACTGGACGCTGGAAACACGTTCCCCGTAACGGAGCCACAGAAGAATCGACTACAGGAAACGTTCAGCGGGCGGTTTGTGAGTGTCGCGGAGACGAACGCGGACGATCTCGTCGGCGAGAGCCTCGTCGTGGAAGCAGACGGGTACTATATGCCAATCGGTCGGTACACGTGGCCAGCTCGCGGGAAGTACTCGACGTTCACGCACGGTGGCCTTAGTCTCCCTGAATGCATCACTCCCCGAATTACCATCACTAACTAACCTATGTCCGAAGACAACGACCGTCGACCCCTCGAAATTTCGTTCCCTATCGACCAAGTGAACGAGATTGCGGAGAAGGAAGCACACGCGAAACGCTACTACCGGCCCGTCTACACGATGCACAAGTGGTGGGCGCGCCGCCTTGGGTCGGTGTTCCGGACGATGATCCTGTACGCTCTCGCAGACGAGGAGATGACGGTCGACGGCGAGCGTCAGTCCACATTCGGTGAGGACAACGGTCTTCCGGAGATTGACTGGGAGAATCCTGACGCGTTGTGGGAATATTACCTCGAAGATGTCGACTTCGACGGGAAAACCATCCTCGATCCGTTTATGGGAGGAGGGACAAGCATCGTAGAGTCGATTCGGATGGGGTGCAATGCCATCGGGAGTGAACTGAACCCTGTTGCGTGGTTCGTCGTGAAGAAGGAGGTTGAATCGGTCGACCTCGACGAACTTGACGCAACCCTAGCGAGTATTGAAGAAAGTGTCGGTCAAGAGATTCAGGATTACTACCGCACTGAGTGCCCGCACTGCGAGGGCGACGATCACTATGCGGACTCGATGTACCACTTCTGGGTCAATGAACTTCCCTGTCGGAACTGTGGGGAAGATGTTCCGCTATTCAAGGACTACCGGATCTCAAACGCCCGTTCATCCAAAGACGATCATTACAACGTCGCGTGTCCCGATTGCTGGCACGTCTTTGAGACCGATGACTACCGGACGGAGACCACTTGTCCTGAGTGTTCACACGAGTATGTTCCCAGTGATGCGGGCAACGTAAGTCGGGGTACGTACACCTGCCCCCACTGCGATGAGCACCCAGAGATGTCGATCATTGAGAGCGTAGAACGGTTCGGGAAAGCAAATCAATCACTCTACGCTGTCGAATACTATTGCCCGGAAGCCGACGAGAAAGGGTACAAATCGGCGACCGAATTCGACCGGAATCTCTTTGCGGAAGCTTCTGCCGAACTGGACGAGAAGCAAGACGATTTGCCGTACCCAACCACGGAACGCTATCGTGGGAGTTCTGACCGCGCTCGGAAACACGGATTCGAAACTTATGATCAGATGTTCAACGACCGGCAGTTGCTCTGCCTCTCGAAGCTGTTGGCAGAAATCAACGGTCTAGATGATCAGAATCTCAAAGAGTTCCTGCTGTTAGCGTTCTCTAGTTCACTGGCCTATAACAACCTCTTCTGTGAGTACGATAAGCCCTACAACAAACTGACCGGGATCTACAAGCGTCACACGATTACCGCACGACATACCCCGGTTGAGAACAACGTTTGGGGAACGAAGTACGGCCGTGGGACATTCACGGGTGAGTTCGACAAGATGCGTGCAGGGAAGGAGTTCTGCCAGAATCCGTACGAGAAGTACGTCGAAGACGGAGAGACAAAGGAGGAGGATGGCGTCGGGAAAATCGAAGGCATCCTCGTTGACGATCCTGACGATCTTGGCGAAGAGGGGAACGTACACCTTCGGTGCGGAACTTCCGAGTACCTCCCCATTGAGGATAACAGCGTAGACGCGGTCATCACCGACCCGCCGTACTTTGACAACGTGATGTACTCCGAGACGGCGGACTTCTACTATGTCTGGCTGAAGCAAGTCCTCGAAGATAAGTACGATCACTTCACCGCCGAACTCACTCCCAAGGCTAGCGAGGTCGTTAGTGACCCAGCCGGCGAGGATAGCGTGGACACCTACCGCGACGAGGAACACTTCGTCACGGGTCTAACTAACGTCTTCGACCAGTCCAACCAGAAGCTGAAGGACGACGGTGTGATGGCGTTCACGTACCACCACAAGTCCACCGAGGGCTGGAGTACCGTTCTCCAGTCCGTCCTTGACGCTGGGTTCTACGTCACCGCTCTGTACCCGATTCGCGGCGAGATGCGTGGGAGCACCCACATCCACGACAAGGCCAACATCGAGTACGACATGATCGTTGTCTGCCGCGACCGCGACGACGATCCGGAGGAAGTGAGCTGGCGCTCGCTCGAGGACGACATCTACTTCCGCGCTAGCGAGGAGATCAGCCGCCTCGAAGAGAGCGGGTCGCGGCTCACGCAGGGCGACGTGTTCGCTGTCACGATGGGCAAGTGCCTCGAAGTGTACTCCGAGCACTACCCGAACGTCACCGCCGACGGCGAACAGATGTCCGTCGAGCAGGCCCTCGAAACGATACGCGACATCGTCGACGAACAGCTGATGGCCGAACGCGTCCAGATCATGAGCGACGAGATGGACACCCTCAGCGCCATCTACCTCACGTACGTGCTCGGTCGGGGGAATACCGTGTCCTATAACGCGCTGAACAAAGATCTCCGCACACGCGGCGTCGACGTCTCCGAACTCGTCACAGAGAGCCTCCTTGAACAGGACGGCGACCAGCTCCGTATCCTATCCCCCGGGAAGCGTGCCGACCGGATCGAGAATAAACGTGACCCGCTCGCCATCGACCAAGCCCACTACCTCAAGTACCTGTTCGAGACCGACCAGCTCGCACAGAAATTCGGGAAGTGGACGACAGAGGGATCGATTGCCGCGCTGCGCCGCCTCGCGGAAATCGAGAATGAGGATGACTACGCCGACATCGCGGACTATGTAGAAGAACGGTCGGACACCCAGCTCGACCTACAAGACTTCAGCTAAGCCGGTAGTACCCGGATCCGGCTGGCGGTGACCCCAGCTGAGGCGACATCTTGTAACGATCAAGGAGCCGGGTTTAAGTGGTATAACGACTCAGTTGACAGTAATCAGATGAACTTCGACATTGGATACCACGTCGTCTCGCGCGATGTTCTCGAAGATGGGGATACCTTCGACACCGAGATGAGTATTGTCGAGTTTCTTCGCCGGGTTAACTCCATGGGCGACATCCCCTTTGACGTGACTGTGTACGGCCTCGACTCCTATCTCCGGGGCGCCGAAGATGCTGACGAAATATGCGATCATCTCCACCGGCTACTCTCCGAACGCGTCAACTTCCTCCTGAACCAGAACCCGCGCGTTCAGTTCGTCGTCGACGACGTCGAGTTCTGGGATGAGCCGGTCATCCCAGATGACGACGGGGACGTTCAGTTGAACAAGGTCTTCCATGGGGCACTTGATCAAGAGGGCGCCGGCTGGTATTCGAGCCACCTGAACGTCACTTCGTAGAGGCGTTTAATCGTCGGGGTAGGGCTTTTGTCCGATGCCGATCTCGGTATTCGGAGCAAGGTGTCGACCTTAAGAATCGTACAAGGCTCGTAGACTTCGTGGAAAATCCACCACGGGGTTAGTGAGGAGTTGCTTTCACAGTTTTACATCTCCTGTGCGTGGGCGTAGCCTCGCTCTCGGAGGAACTGGTAATGGTCGTGGTGGTTGCCGATGACACCGTGACCAAGCTCGTCATCCCTTGTATAGTGCGCAAGCGTGTCCTCGTCAGTGACGACCGCGCCGAAGTAGTCGTCAAACTCTATTGTGATGTCGACGAGCTTCTCGCCATCAAGAAGACACCATGCATGCTCGATTGCAACGTCGAAGCCGGGTGGCACGGCAAATCCCTCTGCATATGCAAACCGATGATCGTATTTCCACAATTGAATCGCGTTAGCAAAGCAAGCCTTCTTTTGCGGTTTGGTTTCTCGGATGGCCTCGGCGATGAGTTTTCGCTCGTCGTCGGTCACGTCTTGCGATAGTGCGATGTTCCGTCCTTCAAGGCTGGTGTGTTCGACGTTGGTACTCGGCACCGACACACCGTGATCTGCTACGTATTCATGGACTGGGGAACAATGGCGTCTCTCCCTTACGAATTCGGCTGCAGAGGCGCTGATTTCATTCCCATTTGAGCGAGAGGTTGCCTTCTTGCCTGTGCCAGTTTCTTCGGGAGCGTCTATGTCCTCCGTCACGGCCCCGGGTAGCCAGTAATGGTAAAAATGGGTTTGCGCAGCAGGCTGCTCGGACAGGGTGTAATTCGGGCGGTTGCGGAACGTGGAGGGAGGAGACCATTTGATAGGTGTCGAGTCACGCACCGTCACTCCCTGATGGAGCCGGACGCATAGTGCGAGGACTGTAACCCAGACGGGTAACGGTCAGCTATCGATGTCGACTTCGAGAAGTGGGCTCTGTATCGCGGTTTCGATGGCCTCTTCTGGTGATTTTGAGATGAGGGTGTAGCTGGCTTCGTTCTCGCGAGTGAGGTACTCCCGTGCATCGATGGCCGTCTTGGCGTCTTCGAACCGCCAGACGCGGCGGAGTACGAGATTGTTGACTTCGATGATGGTATAGACGTCTGCGTCGTCAAATACCGCGACTACACTTTCTCTGTCGACTTCCGTGCCTGTTTCGTCGATGTATGTGTCTTCCACGACTGCAGTTGGTGATGGAGGGAGTGCGTCGGTTAAGGGCACTGTCCGAGGGGGTTCCACGTATTCGAGACGGTAGATGTAATCAGGGTCTCGTGCGAGAGTAGGTTGGTACGCTGGTACCTCTATTTTCTCTGGTACCTTGGTACCGACCGCGCTCGAGAGTTAGTCTGAGTTGTAGGTGA
Encoded here:
- a CDS encoding DUF1156 domain-containing protein, encoding MSEDNDRRPLEISFPIDQVNEIAEKEAHAKRYYRPVYTMHKWWARRLGSVFRTMILYALADEEMTVDGERQSTFGEDNGLPEIDWENPDALWEYYLEDVDFDGKTILDPFMGGGTSIVESIRMGCNAIGSELNPVAWFVVKKEVESVDLDELDATLASIEESVGQEIQDYYRTECPHCEGDDHYADSMYHFWVNELPCRNCGEDVPLFKDYRISNARSSKDDHYNVACPDCWHVFETDDYRTETTCPECSHEYVPSDAGNVSRGTYTCPHCDEHPEMSIIESVERFGKANQSLYAVEYYCPEADEKGYKSATEFDRNLFAEASAELDEKQDDLPYPTTERYRGSSDRARKHGFETYDQMFNDRQLLCLSKLLAEINGLDDQNLKEFLLLAFSSSLAYNNLFCEYDKPYNKLTGIYKRHTITARHTPVENNVWGTKYGRGTFTGEFDKMRAGKEFCQNPYEKYVEDGETKEEDGVGKIEGILVDDPDDLGEEGNVHLRCGTSEYLPIEDNSVDAVITDPPYFDNVMYSETADFYYVWLKQVLEDKYDHFTAELTPKASEVVSDPAGEDSVDTYRDEEHFVTGLTNVFDQSNQKLKDDGVMAFTYHHKSTEGWSTVLQSVLDAGFYVTALYPIRGEMRGSTHIHDKANIEYDMIVVCRDRDDDPEEVSWRSLEDDIYFRASEEISRLEESGSRLTQGDVFAVTMGKCLEVYSEHYPNVTADGEQMSVEQALETIRDIVDEQLMAERVQIMSDEMDTLSAIYLTYVLGRGNTVSYNALNKDLRTRGVDVSELVTESLLEQDGDQLRILSPGKRADRIENKRDPLAIDQAHYLKYLFETDQLAQKFGKWTTEGSIAALRRLAEIENEDDYADIADYVEERSDTQLDLQDFS
- a CDS encoding DUF499 domain-containing protein, which produces MTYPSNALQTAFDHVDNKLRGRDSQGGITLSGPYGAGKSHGLLTLYHLFDSPELAQDWLDEWDIPLNLPNTARASILSTSKTDADRIWEPIFEDLGREDILDDINRYPTTDHIEELAVDETVAIFFDEIETWWESFSDTADEELVERNEFFLQNLFEVANDPDFNLFTFVTLLDKSEDLKRILNRTSPYAVDLNSTGDRERIILHRLFETRREDIDESAVRDVVREYVDNYSYPIEIEEEKRYENRMVETYPFHPELLDLLDSLYEGGRERQNVRGAMNVLADTVRRLHDETDLIITSDINAAAFRGINQTLFNRYRSDIEAVEDIDHGDDLLKVILLYTLDERRQEASVTECLIGTYKPEKTSVSKLDMSLGNLYGTAHYLDRDSSKDNYFITEDPKLTALVTREQERVLDGDHEDIEGKLVDVVRDDVWDGDVNVYPDEDIPESKEIQVSVLLDYLSNGALRSELDDFFEGRTYQNTVLFVAPNQEIRSDDDIISKAARVLGAENLQGKVEDEQGELGKIIRDERRELRNELEDRYGNWIKWSEDPRGGVRLRKKSVIADVDDVKDKVGRDKTYVGEKILDEVEDAENGISLDSMLNDFRQFRRMPVILDKGVFTSALSKLYRDEKVVLEGDRGKFYASHKNDPLPDLNDGLTIHSPMNLDEAVYTKTETTTSGISEGGGGTTTAGGSSSGGQQGLSGGSSGGSSEGSSAGGEDGGSSGGTVATQTETKQVTLEGPSARVLRSHAESRVNEDTDTVTHVDLSYDVDDLSKEELIELVEQLPGANHIEATVVIEREVQD